From the Planktothricoides raciborskii GIHE-MW2 genome, the window TTGGCTATAGTTTTATTACTAATATGCAATTAATAATAAAAAGGATCAAAGCCTAGAGATTGATGGGATTAATCGCCGAAAAATGCTCTCAGACTGCTATGTTATGGGGGTGGGAATTAATAAGTGAGAAAGTAGTCACTCGATGAGTACGGTTTATCGGCGGGTTTTGCTGAAATTAAGCGGTGAAGCGTTGATGGGCGATCTAGCTTATGGCATCGATCCATCAGTGGTTCATGGCATTGCTGAGGAAGTCGCCCATGTGGTCGGCCAGGGCATTGAAGTCGCCATCGTGGTCGGTGGTGGAAATATATTCCGAGGAGTCAAAGGGGCTTCTGCGGGCATGGATCGCGCCACCGCAGATTATATTGGCATGATTGCCACAGTGATGAATTCTTTGACTTTACAAGATGCCTTAGAACAAATGCAGATTCCGACGCGAGTCCAGACGGCGATCGCCATGCAGGAAATCGCTGAACCTTACATCCGTCGTCGGGCCATGCGGCATCTAGAAAAAAAACGAGTGGTCATTTTTGCAGCAGGCAGCGGTAATCCCTTTTTTACCACGGATACCACCGCTGCGCTCAGGGCGGCGGAAATTGACGCTGAGGTCATCTTTAAAGCCACTAAAGTCGATGGGATTTATGATAGCGATCCTCATCAAAATCCCCAAGCGCGACGCTATGAAACCTTGACTTATTCGGAAGTTTTAACCCAAGACTTACGAGTAATGGATGGCACGGCGATCGCCTTGTGTAAAGAAAATAATATCCCAATCATTGTATTTGATCTTTCGGTTAAAAATAACATCCGCCGAGCTTTGATGGGAGAAAAAATTGGAACCATAGTCGGAGGTTTGCGTGAAACTGTCTGAAGTAGAAAGTCACATGAAAAAAGCGATTGAGGCGGCTCAACGCTCTTTTAACACCATTCGCACCGGACGGGCAAATGCGTCTCTGCTCGATCGGATTACCGTAGATTATTATGGGGCAGAAACTCCGCTAAAACAATTAGCAAATATCAACACCCCAGATGCCACCACGATTACGATTCAACCCTACGATCGCAGTAGCTTGAACATGGTGGAAAAAGCGATTAATATGTCAGATTTGGGCTTAACCCCCAACAATGATGGATCAGTGATTCGCTTAAATATTCCGCCATTAACCAGCGATCGCCGTAAAGAATTGGTCAAACTGGCAGGCAAACTTGCCGAAGAGCAAAAAGTCTCCATTCGCAATATCCGTCGCGATGCTGTAGACTCAGTGCGGAAACAAGAAAAAAGCAAAGAAATCTCTGAAGATGAAGCCCGCGATCTTCTGGATAAAATTCAAAAAATGACGGACAAATACATTGCCAAAGTTGACGAACTTTTGGCAATCAAAGAAAAAGACATTACCACCATCTAAACCCTTTCCATCGCGTTTCCCGCATTCGTAGGGTGGGCAAAATATTGCCCACCCTACAACTACAACCAACAACAAACAACAAAAGAATCCCTACCCAAAGAATCCCTACCCAAATAATCCCTACCCAAATAATCCCTACCCAAAGAATCCCTACCCAACAAAAAATTCAGTCAGGGGTAAAAAAATGATGTTCGACTGTATTATTGTCGGTGCGGGTCCCGCTGGGGGCACCGCTGGTTATCACCTAGCAAAACGTGGCTATTCAGTTTTAATTTTAGACAAAGAATCTTTACCTCGATATAAACCCTGTGGCGGTGGAGTTTCTCCGGAAATTGCTCAATGGTTTGATTTTGATTTTAGTCCGGCGATTTCCCAAAAAGTGACACAAATTCGCCATACATGGAAAATGACTAATCCGGTGGATGTTTGTTTGGATGAATCAGAAACAATTTGGATGGTACGGCGCAATATTTTCGACCATTTCTTAGTGCAAAAAGCCCAAGTTCAAGGGGCTGAATTGCAGGATAAAACGGAAGTGACCGGCATAGAATTTAAGTCCGATGCTTGGCAGGTGAAAACCGCTGCCGAGGTGTTTACTGGTCGCTATTTAATTGCTGCCGATGGCTCAAAAGGAATGATGGCAAAATGGTTGGGTTTCAAAAACCGCAAACAATTCGCTTGCGGGGCTTTGGAAATTGAACCCACTATGCCAGAAGTAAAAAACGGTCATATCGCTCATTTTGAGTTTGGTATGGTTAGGAATGGTTATGCTTGGAATTTTCCTAAAGCCGATGGATATTCCATTGGTGCAGCAATATTTCGCGGTCAGGAGAAAAAGTCCCAAAACTTGAGGGAATGTATTGCTGAATATTCCCATCTGTTTGATTTGGAAGTTAAAAGTATTAAACATTACGGTCATCCGATTTTTGCCTGGAATGGTTCTCAAATTCTGCATACTCAGAATGCAGTGTTGGCAGGAGAAGCGGCTTGTGTGGTGGATCCGTTTACCGCTGAGGGGATTCGCCCGTCTATGTTTAGCGGTCTGAAAGCAGCAGAGGCGATCGCCTCTGCCTTATCTGGAGACTTGGACGCTTTGCCCCGTTACACTCAAGTGATGGAGGAGGAATGGGGCAAAGAAATGATTTGGGCCCAACGGCTGACCCAAGTTTTTTATAAAATGCCTAAAATTGCCTACGAAGTCGGAGTGAAACATCCTAGCGCCACTAAGCGCATGGCCCAAATTCTCACAGGTCAAGTGCGTTACTCGCAGGCGGTGAAAAGTGCCCTCAAGCGCTTGAGTGGGGGCATTATGGGTTAGGGCTGATTCACAGAAACTAGGCTTTCTCATTCAGCTTCACTAGGCAATCGGTAGGGTTTGCCGATTTTTTTAGAGAGGCGGGCACACCACTCAACTGCGTCATCCCAGAAAACATCTGCAATGGGAAGATTTTCTCCTTCAAAATTTGACAGGTTGAGGTTGTCACCTCTCCGCCTTCGGCACCTCCCCTGACTAAGGGGAGGCTGGGTGGGGTTCCCAATAACTTTAACCACTCAGCGACGGACTGGGGACGTTTTGCTGCTTCTAATTCCAACCCTTTGAGAATGGCGGCATTTTCCCAGTCAGGGATTTGCGGATTAAGCTGCTTCGGTTCCGGTAAGGGAATTTTCAACTCATCCCGAAAATTAGCGGGTATCGGGTCTTTCCCCGTCCGCAAATTATATAGCGTAGCGGCCAAAGCATAGACATCCGTATATGGGCCAAATTATGGGCCAAATTTTCCTTGACGTTTATATTGCTCAATAGAAGGGACAAGAAACCGGGTTTCTTAAGTCAACCCTTGCCTCCCCACCGGCCCTTACATAGAAACCCGGTTTCTAACCTCTCCCGGCTTCCCACCGCCCCAGGGACAAGAAA encodes:
- the pyrH gene encoding UMP kinase: MSTVYRRVLLKLSGEALMGDLAYGIDPSVVHGIAEEVAHVVGQGIEVAIVVGGGNIFRGVKGASAGMDRATADYIGMIATVMNSLTLQDALEQMQIPTRVQTAIAMQEIAEPYIRRRAMRHLEKKRVVIFAAGSGNPFFTTDTTAALRAAEIDAEVIFKATKVDGIYDSDPHQNPQARRYETLTYSEVLTQDLRVMDGTAIALCKENNIPIIVFDLSVKNNIRRALMGEKIGTIVGGLRETV
- a CDS encoding geranylgeranyl reductase family protein, with amino-acid sequence MFDCIIVGAGPAGGTAGYHLAKRGYSVLILDKESLPRYKPCGGGVSPEIAQWFDFDFSPAISQKVTQIRHTWKMTNPVDVCLDESETIWMVRRNIFDHFLVQKAQVQGAELQDKTEVTGIEFKSDAWQVKTAAEVFTGRYLIAADGSKGMMAKWLGFKNRKQFACGALEIEPTMPEVKNGHIAHFEFGMVRNGYAWNFPKADGYSIGAAIFRGQEKKSQNLRECIAEYSHLFDLEVKSIKHYGHPIFAWNGSQILHTQNAVLAGEAACVVDPFTAEGIRPSMFSGLKAAEAIASALSGDLDALPRYTQVMEEEWGKEMIWAQRLTQVFYKMPKIAYEVGVKHPSATKRMAQILTGQVRYSQAVKSALKRLSGGIMG
- the frr gene encoding ribosome recycling factor: MKLSEVESHMKKAIEAAQRSFNTIRTGRANASLLDRITVDYYGAETPLKQLANINTPDATTITIQPYDRSSLNMVEKAINMSDLGLTPNNDGSVIRLNIPPLTSDRRKELVKLAGKLAEEQKVSIRNIRRDAVDSVRKQEKSKEISEDEARDLLDKIQKMTDKYIAKVDELLAIKEKDITTI